One segment of Pleomorphomonas sp. PLEO DNA contains the following:
- a CDS encoding nucleoside hydrolase, with translation MMSPRSIIIDTDPGQDDAVAFMLALAFPETIDVLGITTVAGNVGLSKTSANALKLLELVGRADVPVFAGASAPFAVKLETAEYVHGETGLNGWTFPDPVTPLRPEFAPDFIVDCVMSRPEKSVTLVPLGPLTNVAMAIAKEPRIATRLDKIVLMGGANIEGGNSTPAAEFNIWVDPHAAQRVFRSGAEIVVMSLDVTHQALIRKAWLADLGALKRKAAEAFVGLLSFYERFDERKYGSDGGPLHDPTTLAYLLKPDLFEGKFVNVEIETTPGLCFGQTVVDRWAVTGREKNATWITKIDAEGFFELILEAFRRLP, from the coding sequence TTGATGTCTCCACGCTCGATCATCATAGACACCGATCCTGGCCAGGACGACGCCGTCGCCTTCATGTTGGCGCTCGCCTTTCCGGAGACGATCGACGTGCTGGGCATTACCACGGTCGCCGGCAACGTCGGTCTTTCCAAGACGTCGGCCAATGCGCTGAAGCTTTTGGAGCTCGTCGGCCGCGCCGATGTTCCCGTGTTCGCCGGTGCATCGGCGCCATTCGCCGTCAAGCTCGAGACCGCCGAATATGTTCACGGCGAGACTGGCCTCAATGGCTGGACTTTCCCCGATCCGGTAACGCCTCTTCGCCCGGAGTTCGCGCCGGATTTCATTGTCGACTGCGTGATGAGTCGGCCGGAAAAATCGGTGACGCTGGTACCGCTCGGTCCGCTGACCAACGTCGCGATGGCAATTGCCAAGGAGCCGCGCATCGCCACGCGGCTTGACAAGATCGTGCTGATGGGCGGCGCCAACATCGAAGGCGGCAACTCCACGCCGGCCGCCGAGTTCAACATCTGGGTCGATCCGCACGCCGCCCAACGCGTGTTCCGCTCGGGCGCCGAGATCGTGGTGATGTCGCTCGACGTCACCCATCAGGCTCTGATCCGCAAGGCATGGCTGGCCGATCTCGGTGCGTTGAAACGCAAAGCCGCCGAGGCTTTCGTCGGCCTCCTCTCGTTCTACGAACGCTTCGACGAGCGGAAATACGGTTCCGACGGCGGCCCGCTGCATGATCCGACGACCCTAGCCTACCTGTTGAAACCGGATCTGTTCGAGGGCAAATTCGTCAATGTCGAGATCGAAACCACCCCCGGCCTCTGTTTCGGCCAGACGGTGGTCGACCGCTGGGCGGTGACCGGGCGTGAGAAGAACGCCACCTGGATCACCAAAATCGACGCCGAGGGGTTCTTCGAGCTGATTCTGGAAGCATTCCGGCGCCTGCCCTGA
- a CDS encoding GNAT family N-acetyltransferase gives MGALSGYEIAVLSDNAAIPALLATPGLKRTPFQSPCWLEAWFAVLQPSGTDCWLGVIRESDGGQPLFLLPLVRERCHGVTMLTLPDRGISDYHSALVSPEFAPDQETMARLWGALVAMLPPADILSIERVPPEAAERMRIAQLMRPSSYSAHAVPIDADFAALRERRFDASTARRLVKNRRKLENKGRLTFDLISGPEALPDLESLLDWRHQRFKDVNDDRDAAIQRSFYRRLVEEGAQARVGRLRLDDELIAGCLGLIDDDGIHVLVIAYSINFANWAPGLLMVESCIAAVADLGLTVFDLTIGDESYKQLFGADSIGLLELRQPLTLSGRLVLSLLDLKPRIKCALERLGLLDFVQRPRRKTSAKS, from the coding sequence ATGGGCGCTTTGTCAGGATACGAGATCGCAGTCCTCTCCGATAATGCCGCCATCCCCGCTCTGCTTGCCACTCCCGGCCTCAAGCGGACACCATTCCAATCGCCCTGCTGGCTCGAAGCCTGGTTCGCTGTTTTGCAACCATCCGGCACGGACTGCTGGCTCGGCGTCATCCGCGAGTCGGACGGCGGCCAGCCGCTGTTCCTGCTGCCGCTGGTCCGCGAACGATGCCACGGCGTTACCATGCTGACCCTGCCCGATCGGGGTATCAGCGACTATCATTCAGCCCTCGTCAGTCCAGAGTTCGCACCGGATCAGGAAACAATGGCGCGCCTCTGGGGCGCTCTCGTGGCAATGTTGCCCCCGGCCGACATCCTGTCGATCGAGCGGGTGCCGCCGGAAGCCGCTGAGCGAATGCGAATCGCGCAACTGATGCGTCCGTCCAGCTACTCGGCCCACGCAGTGCCGATCGATGCCGATTTCGCGGCGCTTCGCGAGCGCCGGTTCGATGCATCCACTGCCCGTCGGCTCGTCAAGAACCGCCGCAAGCTCGAAAACAAGGGACGGCTGACCTTCGATTTGATCAGCGGGCCGGAGGCTTTGCCTGACCTTGAAAGCCTCCTCGATTGGCGCCATCAACGTTTCAAGGATGTGAACGACGACAGGGACGCAGCTATCCAGCGCAGCTTCTACCGTCGGCTGGTCGAGGAAGGGGCACAGGCACGTGTCGGCCGACTGCGTCTCGACGATGAGCTGATAGCCGGTTGCCTCGGCCTCATCGATGACGACGGCATCCACGTTCTGGTCATTGCCTACAGCATAAATTTTGCCAACTGGGCCCCTGGCCTCTTGATGGTCGAGAGCTGCATCGCCGCTGTCGCCGACCTTGGACTCACCGTTTTCGACCTGACGATCGGTGATGAATCCTACAAACAGCTGTTCGGCGCCGACAGCATCGGCCTGCTCGAACTCCGCCAGCCATTAACGCTCAGCGGCCGTCTGGTGCTCTCCCTTCTCGACCTCAAGCCGCGGATCAAGTGTGCTCTTGAACGGCTGGGACTGCTGGACTTCGTCCAGCGCCCGCGGCGAAAGACTTCCGCGAAAAGCTGA
- a CDS encoding NADH:ubiquinone oxidoreductase subunit NDUFA12: MTFKELLTEVFTWWNGQTLGTRFYTWKKGQRVGEDELGNIYYQTKDGARRWVTYKGEAEASKIPPGWHGWMHHRTNEPPTSEHYRPRDWQKPHQPNLTGSAAAYRPKGSLASSEGRPAVTGDYDAWTPGA, encoded by the coding sequence ATGACGTTCAAGGAACTGCTGACCGAAGTCTTCACTTGGTGGAACGGGCAAACCCTGGGTACCCGCTTCTACACCTGGAAGAAGGGACAGCGCGTCGGCGAGGACGAACTGGGAAACATCTATTACCAGACGAAGGATGGCGCCCGCCGCTGGGTCACCTACAAGGGTGAGGCCGAGGCCTCGAAGATCCCGCCCGGCTGGCATGGCTGGATGCATCATCGCACCAACGAACCGCCGACCAGCGAGCATTATCGGCCACGCGATTGGCAGAAGCCGCATCAGCCCAATTTGACCGGCTCGGCTGCAGCCTATAGGCCCAAGGGATCGCTCGCCTCGTCGGAGGGCCGGCCGGCCGTGACGGGCGACTACGATGCCTGGACGCCAGGGGCCTAG
- a CDS encoding vitamin B12-dependent ribonucleotide reductase, with translation MLFERRFTKEGHSPYDGIEFRVAVSEIRNPDGSVVFRAADIHVPAAWSQVASDILAQKYFRKAGVPAVLKRVEENSIPSWLWRSVPDEEALAKLPEAERMVGETDARQVFDRLAGTWTYWGWKAGHFSSEEAAQAFHDELRYMLATQRVAPNSPQWFNTGLHWAYGIDGPSQGHYYVDFKTGKLVRSATAYEHPQPHACFIQSVEDDLVNENGIMDLWVREARLFKYGSGTGSNFSKLRGVGEKLSGGGKSSGLMSFLKIGDRAAGAIKSGGTTRRAAKMVVVDIDHPDIEQYINWKVKEEQKVAALVTGSKICSKHLTAIMTAITAETASGDDRFDPLKNVGLKRELRAAKRALVPENYIRRVIQFAKQGYTSVEFPVYDTDWDSEAYLTVAGQNSNNSVRVTDAFLRSVETDGKWNLTARKDGSVVKTLEASDLWEKIGYAAWASADPGIQYHTTINDWHTSPQSGEIRASNPCSEYMFLDDTACNLASVNLLPFLNADKSFDVEGFKHVCRLWTVVLETSVTMAQFPSRQIAQLSYEFRTLGLGYANIGGLLMSSGIPYDSAEGRAICGAISAVMTGIAYATSAEMAKELGAFAGYKKNAQDMLRVIRNHRLAAHGKATGYEKLNTLPVPLDHASIKDKPLLDAAIATWDAALALGEKHGYRNAQVSVIAPTGTIGLVMDCDTTGIEPDFALVKFKKLAGGGYFKIINRAVPDALRALGYTESQIAEIEAYAVGHASIDQAPAVNTGSLRAKGMSDAAIDKIKASLKSAFDIKFVFNRWTLGDDEMKKLGVSDAQMNDTSFELLAHMGFSKADIEAANTHVCGAMTLEGAPHLKAEHLPVFDCANACGRTGKRFLSVESHIRMMAAAQPFISGAISKTINMPNDATVDDCKEAYMLSWRLALKANALYRDGSKLSQPLNSQLLADDDDEAEDAAEMLAALPAAARAALISEKIVERIVEKHVRDREQEKLPTRRKGYTQKAKIGGHTLFLRTGEYDDGRLGEIFIDMNKEGSALRALLNNFAISVSLGLQWGVPLEEYVDAFTFTRFEPAGMVQGNEMIKNATSILDYVFRELAVSYLGRYELAHVVPDDLKPTGGEGRDTSGRGGEMAVSKGLVRGKQLKLVSAMPEPKGSAATGATGSNVSAFATARAGAAVTGVAGSAATALRRDAEEAQAPSSVGTTQAQPDYATRVAHARMKGYEGESCSECGNFTMVRNGTCLKCDTCGGTSGCS, from the coding sequence ATGTTGTTCGAGCGGCGCTTTACCAAGGAAGGGCACTCGCCATACGACGGGATCGAGTTCCGCGTGGCGGTCAGCGAGATCCGCAATCCCGACGGGTCCGTCGTCTTCCGTGCTGCCGACATCCACGTGCCGGCCGCCTGGAGCCAGGTGGCGAGCGATATCCTGGCCCAAAAGTATTTCCGCAAGGCTGGCGTGCCGGCCGTGCTGAAGCGTGTCGAGGAGAACTCCATCCCCTCATGGCTGTGGCGCTCCGTGCCCGACGAGGAAGCACTCGCCAAGTTGCCGGAAGCCGAGCGCATGGTCGGCGAGACCGACGCGCGCCAGGTTTTTGATCGCCTTGCTGGGACCTGGACCTATTGGGGCTGGAAGGCCGGTCATTTCTCTTCGGAAGAGGCGGCACAAGCCTTCCATGACGAACTCCGCTACATGCTGGCCACCCAGCGCGTCGCGCCGAACTCGCCGCAGTGGTTCAACACCGGCCTCCATTGGGCCTACGGCATCGATGGCCCGAGCCAGGGGCACTATTACGTCGACTTCAAGACCGGCAAGCTGGTCCGCTCAGCCACCGCTTACGAGCATCCGCAGCCGCACGCCTGCTTCATCCAGTCGGTCGAGGACGATCTCGTCAACGAGAACGGCATCATGGATCTGTGGGTCCGCGAGGCGCGCCTGTTCAAGTACGGCTCCGGCACCGGTTCCAACTTTTCCAAGCTGCGCGGTGTGGGCGAGAAACTCTCCGGCGGCGGCAAATCGTCGGGCCTGATGAGCTTCCTGAAGATCGGTGACCGCGCCGCGGGCGCCATCAAGTCGGGTGGCACGACGCGCCGCGCCGCCAAGATGGTGGTGGTCGACATCGACCATCCCGATATCGAGCAGTACATCAACTGGAAGGTCAAGGAAGAGCAGAAGGTTGCGGCGCTGGTTACCGGCTCCAAGATCTGCTCCAAGCACCTGACCGCCATCATGACGGCCATCACCGCCGAGACGGCGTCGGGCGACGATCGCTTCGACCCGCTGAAGAACGTCGGCCTCAAGCGCGAGCTGCGCGCCGCCAAGCGAGCGCTGGTGCCGGAGAACTATATCCGCCGCGTCATCCAGTTCGCCAAGCAGGGCTACACCTCGGTCGAGTTCCCCGTCTACGACACCGACTGGGATTCGGAAGCTTATCTCACCGTCGCCGGCCAGAACTCCAACAATTCGGTGCGCGTCACCGATGCCTTCCTCCGTTCCGTCGAGACTGACGGCAAGTGGAACCTGACAGCCCGCAAGGATGGCAGCGTCGTCAAGACGCTCGAAGCGTCGGACCTTTGGGAAAAGATCGGCTATGCCGCCTGGGCGTCGGCCGATCCCGGCATTCAGTATCACACCACCATCAACGACTGGCACACGTCACCGCAGTCGGGTGAGATCCGCGCCTCCAATCCGTGCTCGGAATACATGTTCCTCGACGACACGGCCTGCAACCTAGCCTCCGTCAACCTCTTGCCCTTCCTCAACGCCGACAAGAGCTTCGACGTCGAGGGCTTCAAGCACGTCTGTCGCCTGTGGACGGTGGTGCTCGAGACGTCGGTGACCATGGCGCAGTTCCCCTCGCGCCAGATTGCCCAACTGTCCTATGAATTCCGCACCCTCGGTCTCGGCTACGCCAACATCGGCGGCCTCTTGATGTCGTCGGGCATTCCCTATGACAGCGCCGAGGGACGCGCCATCTGCGGCGCCATCTCCGCGGTGATGACCGGCATCGCATACGCCACCTCGGCCGAGATGGCGAAAGAACTCGGCGCCTTCGCCGGTTACAAGAAGAACGCCCAGGACATGCTGCGCGTCATCCGTAACCACCGCCTCGCCGCTCATGGCAAGGCGACCGGCTACGAAAAGCTCAATACGTTGCCGGTGCCGCTCGACCACGCTTCGATCAAGGACAAGCCGCTGCTCGACGCCGCGATTGCCACTTGGGACGCAGCGCTCGCCCTCGGCGAGAAGCACGGCTACCGCAATGCGCAGGTTTCGGTGATCGCGCCGACGGGCACCATCGGTCTCGTCATGGACTGCGACACCACCGGTATCGAACCCGACTTCGCGTTGGTGAAGTTCAAGAAGCTGGCCGGTGGCGGCTACTTCAAGATCATCAACCGCGCCGTGCCGGATGCGCTGCGCGCGCTCGGCTACACGGAAAGCCAGATCGCCGAAATCGAGGCCTACGCCGTCGGCCACGCCTCGATCGATCAGGCGCCTGCCGTCAATACCGGCTCGCTCCGGGCCAAGGGCATGTCGGACGCCGCCATCGACAAGATCAAGGCTAGCCTCAAGAGCGCCTTCGATATCAAGTTCGTGTTCAATCGCTGGACGCTCGGCGACGACGAAATGAAGAAACTCGGCGTCAGCGATGCCCAGATGAACGATACGTCCTTCGAGCTGCTCGCCCACATGGGCTTCTCCAAGGCCGACATCGAGGCCGCCAACACCCATGTCTGCGGCGCCATGACTCTGGAGGGTGCGCCGCACCTCAAGGCCGAGCACCTGCCAGTATTCGACTGCGCCAACGCCTGTGGCCGCACCGGCAAGCGCTTCCTGTCGGTCGAGAGCCACATCCGGATGATGGCGGCGGCGCAGCCGTTCATTTCTGGTGCCATCTCCAAGACCATCAACATGCCGAACGACGCCACCGTCGACGACTGCAAGGAAGCCTACATGCTGTCCTGGCGTCTGGCGCTCAAGGCCAACGCGCTCTATCGCGACGGCTCCAAGCTCAGCCAGCCGCTGAACTCGCAGCTTCTCGCCGATGACGACGATGAGGCCGAGGATGCGGCCGAGATGCTCGCCGCCCTGCCGGCCGCCGCGCGGGCGGCGCTGATCTCCGAAAAGATCGTCGAGCGCATCGTTGAGAAACACGTGCGCGACCGCGAGCAGGAGAAGCTGCCGACCCGCCGCAAGGGCTACACGCAGAAGGCCAAGATCGGCGGCCATACGCTGTTCCTGCGCACCGGCGAATATGATGACGGCCGCCTCGGCGAGATCTTCATCGACATGAACAAGGAAGGTTCGGCGCTCCGGGCTCTCCTCAACAACTTTGCCATCTCGGTGTCGCTCGGCCTGCAGTGGGGCGTGCCGCTCGAGGAATATGTCGATGCCTTCACCTTCACCCGCTTCGAACCGGCGGGCATGGTTCAGGGCAACGAGATGATCAAGAACGCCACGTCGATACTCGACTATGTGTTCCGCGAACTCGCCGTTTCCTACCTCGGTCGCTACGAGTTGGCGCATGTGGTGCCGGACGACCTGAAGCCGACCGGCGGCGAGGGCAGGGACACCAGCGGCCGTGGCGGCGAGATGGCTGTTTCCAAGGGGCTTGTGCGCGGCAAGCAGTTGAAGCTCGTCTCCGCCATGCCCGAGCCAAAGGGATCGGCCGCCACTGGCGCGACCGGCTCCAACGTCTCAGCTTTCGCGACGGCACGGGCCGGCGCGGCGGTGACCGGTGTCGCCGGCTCGGCCGCCACCGCCCTCCGCCGCGATGCCGAGGAAGCGCAGGCTCCATCATCGGTCGGCACCACCCAGGCCCAGCCCGACTATGCAACGCGAGTCGCCCACGCCCGCATGAAGGGCTACGAGGGCGAGTCCTGCTCGGAGTGTGGCAACTTCACCATGGTGCGCAACGGCACCTGCCTGAAGTGCGACACCTGCGGCGGCACTAGCGGCTGCAGTTGA
- the aat gene encoding leucyl/phenylalanyl-tRNA--protein transferase, which yields MADRTSSVPTLTADILLKAYAVGMFPMAESADDPNLFWIEPEWRGIIPLDGFRVPRRLARTVRKDGFEVRVDADFYGVVEGCAAPAPGREKTWINATIRKLYGELFRRGNCHTVESWQDGKLVGGLYGVSIGGAFFGESMFSTVTDASKVALVHLVARLRAGGYQLLDTQFVTDHLARFGTTEIPKRIYGQRLTAALGTQGDFHALPSSISGAEALRWLPTQESADQT from the coding sequence ATGGCGGATCGGACATCGAGCGTCCCCACGCTCACGGCGGATATCTTGCTCAAGGCCTATGCGGTCGGCATGTTTCCGATGGCCGAGAGCGCCGACGATCCCAACCTGTTCTGGATCGAGCCGGAATGGCGCGGCATCATTCCGCTCGATGGCTTCCGTGTTCCCCGGCGCCTTGCCCGCACTGTTCGCAAGGACGGCTTCGAGGTACGGGTCGATGCCGACTTCTATGGTGTGGTCGAAGGGTGCGCCGCTCCGGCTCCGGGACGCGAGAAAACCTGGATCAACGCTACCATCCGCAAGCTCTACGGTGAGCTGTTCCGGCGGGGAAATTGCCATACCGTCGAAAGCTGGCAGGATGGCAAGCTCGTCGGCGGCCTCTATGGCGTGTCGATTGGAGGCGCTTTCTTCGGCGAGAGCATGTTCTCGACGGTAACCGACGCTTCCAAGGTGGCCTTGGTGCATCTGGTGGCGCGCCTCAGGGCTGGCGGCTATCAGTTGCTCGATACCCAGTTCGTTACCGATCATCTCGCTCGCTTTGGCACGACCGAAATCCCAAAGCGTATCTATGGGCAGAGGCTGACGGCCGCGCTGGGCACGCAAGGCGATTTCCATGCCTTGCCATCGTCCATCTCCGGGGCCGAGGCCCTTCGCTGGCTGCCGACGCAGGAGTCTGCCGATCAGACGTAG
- a CDS encoding PleD family two-component system response regulator, whose amino-acid sequence MPHHATYAVPNEQLDVAVIDDSKTMQGIIRSMLNAMKVRRIRLFDSTEAALHAMLHEPPNLIICEWRAGLVSGHQLLRMVRARFMEPLCYVPVIIVTATPTRAIIDKAMAAGANLIVVKPISPAVLQERVAWLQRDQRELVLGPRGSFEIEGVRESMMAQKERAAAVRKAANTKPIRKPEAAPLPPPAVAKEAPDNGTMAVDQWQAFLRTKEQLERKAGLKPDNAAPTEKSAAKPAWTALRRG is encoded by the coding sequence ATGCCGCATCACGCCACCTATGCCGTTCCCAACGAGCAGCTGGATGTCGCGGTCATCGACGACTCCAAGACCATGCAGGGTATCATCCGCTCGATGCTGAACGCCATGAAGGTGCGGCGCATCCGGTTGTTCGACAGCACCGAAGCAGCCCTGCACGCCATGCTGCACGAGCCGCCAAATCTCATCATCTGCGAATGGCGGGCCGGACTTGTCAGCGGACACCAGTTGCTGCGCATGGTGCGGGCTCGCTTCATGGAACCGCTCTGCTATGTTCCGGTCATCATCGTGACGGCAACGCCGACGCGCGCCATCATCGACAAGGCCATGGCGGCCGGTGCGAATCTTATCGTCGTCAAACCGATCTCGCCGGCGGTGCTGCAGGAGCGCGTCGCCTGGTTGCAGCGCGACCAGCGCGAGCTGGTTCTCGGACCGCGCGGCTCATTTGAGATCGAAGGCGTGCGGGAATCCATGATGGCTCAGAAAGAGCGGGCCGCCGCGGTCCGCAAGGCGGCAAACACCAAGCCGATTCGCAAGCCTGAAGCGGCGCCACTGCCACCACCCGCCGTTGCCAAGGAAGCTCCCGACAACGGAACCATGGCAGTCGACCAGTGGCAAGCCTTCCTGCGCACCAAGGAACAGCTCGAGCGCAAGGCGGGTCTCAAACCAGACAACGCCGCGCCGACGGAGAAGTCGGCGGCCAAACCAGCCTGGACTGCGCTCCGCCGAGGGTGA
- a CDS encoding DUF2155 domain-containing protein yields the protein MTFKIILPLAALGLTTALVGPASAEKIANKVAVFTGLDKITGRTIDFDVYVDETVRFGTLRVTPKVCYSRPATEAAETDGFVDVEEITLDNEIKRIFSGWMFAASPGLNAVEHPVYDVWLIGCRMDSDIPPPVASSADVRVAVSNQASSGAGSVDDGAPVVLSFIGGIPIPPDKPAVPSMMMEDAPTDAPAEAPAGEGTDGQILD from the coding sequence ATGACGTTCAAGATCATCCTTCCGCTTGCCGCCCTCGGCCTGACGACCGCTCTCGTCGGACCGGCCTCGGCTGAGAAGATTGCCAACAAGGTGGCCGTCTTTACCGGGCTCGACAAGATCACCGGCCGGACCATCGATTTCGACGTCTATGTCGATGAGACCGTTCGCTTCGGCACGCTGCGCGTCACACCCAAGGTCTGCTATAGCCGCCCGGCTACCGAGGCAGCTGAGACCGATGGTTTCGTCGACGTGGAAGAGATCACCCTTGATAACGAGATCAAGCGCATCTTTTCTGGCTGGATGTTCGCTGCAAGCCCAGGTCTCAACGCGGTTGAGCATCCAGTCTACGATGTCTGGCTGATAGGCTGCCGCATGGACAGCGACATTCCGCCGCCGGTCGCCAGCAGCGCCGACGTGCGCGTCGCGGTCTCCAATCAAGCCAGCAGCGGCGCCGGCAGCGTTGATGATGGCGCTCCGGTCGTGCTCAGTTTTATTGGCGGGATTCCGATTCCGCCGGACAAGCCCGCCGTCCCCAGCATGATGATGGAAGATGCGCCGACGGATGCGCCAGCTGAAGCCCCCGCGGGCGAAGGCACCGACGGCCAAATCCTAGACTGA